From the genome of Zalophus californianus isolate mZalCal1 chromosome 6, mZalCal1.pri.v2, whole genome shotgun sequence, one region includes:
- the RNASE4 gene encoding ribonuclease 4 isoform X1, whose amino-acid sequence MSCAGRNCLDSASGHLGGTATLPEAGAGVPRPEVPGGCVLAAAARGASGLQALSFPRQGPPAAPTPEAGPGGRGLPGETGRGPNCTEAPAPPFSPCCIPRPFVYTHARRPYPGSKARFKRTSLRLLQLPIVLQGGIRSRGEKLSTVLRVSAALFPGRGISKVVMALQRTRSLLLLLLLTLLGLGLVQPSYGQDRMYQRFLRQHVDPEETGGNDTYCNLMMQRRKMVRQCKRFNTFIHEDIWNIRSICSTTNIQCKNGKMNCHEGVVKVTDCRETGSSRAPNCRYRASASTRHVVIACEGDPQLPVHLDR is encoded by the exons ATGAGCTGTGCGGGGAGAAACTGCCTGGACTCCGCCAGCGGACACCTCGGAGGGACCGCCACGCTCCCGGAAGCAGGGGCCGGTGTCCCAAGGCCCGAGGTCCCCGGAGGCTGTGTCCTCGCGGCCGCTGCGCGTGGGGCCTCGGGTCTGCAGGCCCTCTCCTTTCCCAGGCAGGGCCCGCCCGCGGCGCCCACTCCAGAGGCAGGTCCAGGCGGGAGGGGCCTCCCGGGAGAAACAGGGCGCGGTCCCAACTGCACAGAGGCTCCGGCGCCACCCTTCTCGCCCTGCTGCATCCCGCGTCCGTTcgtgtacacacacgcacgccGACCCTACCCAGGATCCAAAGCAAGATTTAAAAGGACGTCTTTGCGTCTTCTACAGCTCCCTATCGTCTTACAAGGGGGAATTAGAAGCCGGGGAGAAAAACTTTCCACCGTCCTGCGCGTTTCTGCAGCCCTGTTCCCTGGCCGAG GCATCTCCAAGGTAGTGATGGCTCTCCAGAGGACCCgttccctgcttctgctcttgctGCTGACCCTGCTGGGGTTGGGGCTGGTGCAGCCCTCCTATGGCCAGGATCGCATGTATCAACGATTCCTGCGGCAGCATGTGGACCCTGAGGAGACAGGTGGCAATGACACCTACTGCAACTTGATGATGCAAAGACGGAAGATGGTGCGTCAGTGCAAGCGCTTCAACACCTTCATCCACGAAGACATCTGGAACATTCGTAGTATCTGCAGTACCACCAATATCCAGTGCAAGAATGGCAAGATGAACTGCCATGAGGGTGTAGTGAAGGTCACAGACTGCAGGGAGACAGGAAGTTCCAGGGCCCCCAACTGCAGATACCGGGCATCGGCGAGCACTAGGCATGTGGTCATCGCCTGTGAGGGTGACCCGCAGTTGCCTGTGCACTTGGACAGATAG
- the RNASE4 gene encoding ribonuclease 4 isoform X2, whose protein sequence is MALQRTRSLLLLLLLTLLGLGLVQPSYGQDRMYQRFLRQHVDPEETGGNDTYCNLMMQRRKMVRQCKRFNTFIHEDIWNIRSICSTTNIQCKNGKMNCHEGVVKVTDCRETGSSRAPNCRYRASASTRHVVIACEGDPQLPVHLDR, encoded by the coding sequence ATGGCTCTCCAGAGGACCCgttccctgcttctgctcttgctGCTGACCCTGCTGGGGTTGGGGCTGGTGCAGCCCTCCTATGGCCAGGATCGCATGTATCAACGATTCCTGCGGCAGCATGTGGACCCTGAGGAGACAGGTGGCAATGACACCTACTGCAACTTGATGATGCAAAGACGGAAGATGGTGCGTCAGTGCAAGCGCTTCAACACCTTCATCCACGAAGACATCTGGAACATTCGTAGTATCTGCAGTACCACCAATATCCAGTGCAAGAATGGCAAGATGAACTGCCATGAGGGTGTAGTGAAGGTCACAGACTGCAGGGAGACAGGAAGTTCCAGGGCCCCCAACTGCAGATACCGGGCATCGGCGAGCACTAGGCATGTGGTCATCGCCTGTGAGGGTGACCCGCAGTTGCCTGTGCACTTGGACAGATAG
- the ANG gene encoding angiogenin — protein sequence MVMGLGPLLLVFMLGLGLTPPALTQDDSRYKHFLTQHYDAKPRGRNDRYCESMMERRGLTAPCKDTNTFIHGNKGSIKAICGNENGNPYGEDLRLSKSPFQITTCRHVGGSPRPPCRYRATSGFRHIVVACEHGLPVHFDESFFRP from the coding sequence ATGGTGATGGGCCTGGGTCCCCTGTTGTTGGTCTTCATGCTGGGTCTGGGTCTGACCCCACCAGCCCTGACTCAGGATGACTCCAGGTACAAACACTTCCTGACCCAGCACTATGATGCCAAACCAAGGGGCCGGAATGACAGATACTGTGAAAGCATGATGGAGAGACGAGGCCTGACCGCACCCTGCAAAGACACCAACACCTTTATTCATGGCAACAAGGGCAGCATCAAGGCTATCTgtggaaatgaaaatggaaaccctTACGGAGAAGATTTAAGACTAAGCAAGTCTCCTTTCCAGATCACCACCTGCAGGCATGTAGGAGGGTCCCCTCGGCCTCCATGCCGGTACAGAGCTACCTCAGGGTTCAGACACATTGTTGTTGCCTGTGAACACGGCTTGCCTGTCCATTTTGATGAGTCCTTTTTCCGTCCATAA